Genomic segment of Rhinoderma darwinii isolate aRhiDar2 chromosome 12, aRhiDar2.hap1, whole genome shotgun sequence:
ttcttgtatataggggcagtattatagtagttatattcttgtatataggagcagtgttatagtagttatattcttgtatataggggggcagtattatagtagttatattcttgtatatagggcagtattatagtagttatattcttgtatatagggggcagtattatagtagttatattcttgtatatagggggcagtattatagtagttatattcttgtatatagggggcagtattatagtagttatattcttgcatataggggtagtattatagtagttatattcttgtatataggggcagtattatagtagttatattcttgtatatagggggcagtattatagtagttatattcttgtatatatgagcagtattatagtagtaatattcttgtatatatgagcagtattatagtagtaatattcttgtatatagggcgcagtattctagtagttatattcttgtatatagggggcagtattatagtagttatattcttgcatatagggggtagtattatagtagttatattcttgtatataggggcagtattatagtagttatattcttgtatatagggagaccagtattatagtagttatattcttgtatatagggggcagtattatagtagttatattcttgttataggggcagtattatagtagttatattcttgtatatagggggtagtattatagtagttatattcttgtatataggggcagtattatagtagttgtattcttgtatataggagcagtattatagtagttatattcttgtatataggagcagtattatagtagttatattcttgtatataggagcagtattatagtagttatattcttgtatatagggggcagtattatagtagttatattcttgtatataggggcagtattatagtagttatattcttgcatatagggggtagtattatagtagttatattcttgtatataggggcagtattatagtagttatattcttgtatatagggagaccagtattatagtagttatattcttgtatatagggggcagtattatagtagttatattcttgtatataggggcagtattatagtagttatattcttgtatatagggggtagtattatagtagttatattcttgtatataggggcagtattatagtagttgtattcttgtatataggagcagtattatagtagttatattcttgtatataggagcagtattatagtagttatattcttgtatataggagcagtattatagtagttatattcttgtatatagggggcagtattatagtagttatattcttgtatataggggcagtattatagtagttatattcttgtatataggggcagtattatagtagttatattcttgtatataggagcagtgttatagtagttatattcttgtatataggagcagtattataatagttatattcttgtatataggggcagtattatagtagttatattcttgtatatagggagaccagtattatagtagttatattcttgtatataggagcagtgttatagtagtatattcttgtatataggagcagtattataatagttatattcttgtatataggggcagtattatagtagttatattcttgtatatagggagaccagtattatagtagttatattcttgtatataggggcagtattatagtagttatattcttgtatatggggcagtattatagtagttatattcttgtatataggggcagtattatagtagttatattcttgtatatagagagcagtattatagtagttatattcttgtatataggagcagtattatagtagttatattcttgtatatagggggcagtattatagtagttatattcttgtatataggggcagtattatagtagttatattcttgtatatagggggcagtgttatagtagttatattcttgtatatagggggcagtattatagtagttatattcttgtatataggggcagtattatagtagttatattcttgcatatagggggtagtattatagtagttatattcttgtatataggggcagtattatagtagttatattcttgtatataggggcagtattatagtagttatattcttgtatatatgagcagtattatagtagtaatattcttgtatatagggcgcagtattctagtagttatattcttgtatatagggggcagtattatagtagttatattcttgcatatagggggtagtattatagtagttatattcttgtatataggggcagtattatagtagttatattcttgtatatagggagaccagtattatagtagttatattcttgtatatagggggcagtattatagtagttatattcttgtatataggggcagtattatagtagttatattcttgtatataggggaagtattatagtagttatattcttgtatataggagcagtattatagtagttatattcttgtatatagggggcagtattatagtagttatattcttgtatataggggcagtattatagtagttatattcttgtatataggggcagtattatagtagttatattcttgtatatagggggcagtattatagtagttatattcttgtatatagggggcagtattatagtagttatattcttgcatatagggggtagtattatagtagttatattcttgtatataggggcagtattatagtagttatattcttgtatataggggcagtattatagtagttatattcttgtatatagggggcagtattatagtagttatattcttgtatatatgagcagtattatagtagtaatattcttgtatatagggcgcagtattttagtagttatattcttgtatatagggggcagtattatagtagttatattcttgcatatagggggtagtattatagtagttatattcttgtatataggggcagtattatagtagttatattcttgtatataggggcagtattatagtagttatattcttgtatataggggcagtattatagtagttatattcttgtatatagggggcagtattatagtagttatattcttgtatatagagggcagtattatagtagttatattcttgtatataggggcagtattatagtagttatattcttgtatataggggcagtattatagtagttatattgttgtatatagggggtagcattatagtagttatattcttgtatatagggagcagtattatagtagttatattcttgtatataggggcagtattataggagttatattgtatatagggagcaggattatagtagttatattcttgtatataggggcagtattatagtagttatattcttgtatataggagcagtattatagtagttatattcttgtatataggggcagtattatagtatttatattcttgtatataggaggcagtattatagtagttatattcttgtatatagggagcagtattatagtagttatattcttgtatatagggggcagtattatagtagttatattcttgtatatagggggcagtattatagtagttatattcttgtatatagggggcagtattatagtagttatattcttgtatataggagcagtattatagtagttatattcttgtatataggagcagtattatagtagttatattcttgtacatagtgggcagtattatagtagttatattcttgtatataggaggcagtattatagtagttatattcttgtatataggaggtagtattataggagttatattcttgtatataggagcagtatNNNNNNNNNNNNNNNNNNNNNNNNNNNNNNNNNNNNNNNNNNNNNNNNNNNNNNNNNNNNNNNNNNNNNNNNNNNNNNNNNNNNNNNNNNNNNNNNNNNNNNNNNNNNNNNNNNNNNNNNNNNNNNNNNNNNNNNNNNNNNNNNNNNNNNNNNNNNNNNNNNNNNNNNNNNNNNNNNNNNNNNNNNNNNNNNNNNNNNNNCACTTCATCCCAGTTTGTctctatttgttttttttgttcttatACTGggattgatgtttttttttttagtacaacTGCAGTACTATGTCTGACCAACAGGCGGCGTATCTGTTCTGAATGCTCATGAAGCGTAAAAAAATAGCTTCAAGGGGTCTTAGAATTGCTAAGAACCTGAAATAAATATTCCGGTCCCCCTGATCCTATACAGATCCAGCAATAGGGGACATGGCCGCGCTGCCTCATCACTTCTAGATTTCCTATATCTCAATGCATCCACAGTTCAGACCTGTACCTCTTGTGTCTGCTCTAGTCGGTGTATGTGTCCTGTGGAGAACCCAACCTGCCGGGACCAGCCTTTCACCATCGTCCACAGACACATGGACATCGTGTCCAACAGCAGAGTCCCTGCGGATATCTTCCAGATGCAAGCCACCAGCCGCTACCCCGGAGTCTACTACATCTTCCAGATCAAGTCTGGCAATGAGGGCAGAGAATTCTACATGAGGGTAAGAGCATGCGAGATGAAGCCTAAAAGACACCGTTATCAATCTTATGTTACTCTATACGtagaaaactacaacccccaacatgacccgaccactggacacttccataatacaattctattatactctatatgtagaaaactacaacccccaacatgacccccccccccccctagacgtAAACCTAATACAATTCTATACATAAACTGCAACTCCCAATAGGacgtgaccataatacaattctattatactctatgcaTTGGGCATATACAACCCACCATTAGGGGGCAGCACTAGAGCACAGACCCGTAGCTCATATGACAGCCTTTTAGTGTGAGACTCGGCCCCGTACattattatttgtactttttccaCCGTGTGTGTTCGTTTTCCGTACATTTGCGCGCTGGATATATTCAGCAGCCGTTGTGCCGGGAGTTGGTTCTTCTATTTATCGGTGAACAGAGACACTTTTGTACACAACACTTTGTATCTCAGATCGTTCGTTACTATTGGACCCTTTTGGTGTTTTCCACCTACTGATAATTTTATTGTATGCGGCCGGGCTTAAAGGGGTGGATTAGAAAACCCCTTATTAGATTGTAAGACTCCGGGTCTAATCCTGATCGGAGGACCCCCACCCACATATAGCTGTGATTAGAGGGGGAACTGCAGCCTAGGCCACTGCATTATAACCAATGGAAGGAAGGTTATTGCCTGTACACAGCCTATTACATAGCCGTGGTCTCTCTGGTTATTGCGGCACTACACTGCCCAGCATGCTCGGACAGCCGCAGgattggagttgtagttttgcaatgaCTAAAGACCGGCGTTCTACAACCTGTGGCTCCAATATTAACAGCCGTTCTGTTTATTGGTGACAGACACTTGaaattaaacacaatttttttttttttaaacagcaaacTGGACCCATTAGCGCCACGCTGGTGATGACGCGACCAATTAAAGGGCCCCGAGACCTGACTCTGGACCTGGAGATGGTATCTGTGAACACCGTGGTTAACTTCCGAGGCAGCTCCATCATCAGGCTGAGGATATTTGTGTCTCCGCACTCCTTCTGAGCCCGCACTTGTTTGTGTAACCGTATCCTCGCTTTCCTGATGCCCCGGCCGATCTGGATCAGAAAATGACCGTTCACCTATAGATAAGCTCATGTACATAATGGAGGGAAACTTAAACTATTTcagtttatttttaattttcagaTTTAATAATTTTACAAACTTATTGCTACAATCTCCATATAGTCAGCGATCACCACAAGGGCGGAGTGATCGCTCTCCCTGATCTCTACTGTCTGTACATCTACTGCACAGCACCATCTGCTGGTCGAGAGATTGTACTACACCTAGCAGTCACCACTAGAAGTGAACTAATTGTTTTTCCCGATTTTGAGTTTTGCAAATCACTTATCGGCCATTCGGACGCATTGGGCAAGTTTCTTTGCCAGGTTTGAGATCCGTTTTTGTCATATTTGCGAATATTAGGCGAGTTGATTCGCTGGTTGATGATTTCAGGGACACAATTCACTCCATTCCAGTTATAGCAGAGAGTGATCGGTGCCGTGTACATTCGGAGAGATCTGCGCTTCTTCACGTTAGGGTCCCGCCGGCGCTGCGGCATCAGGAAAGGGGAATTATTTAAGCAATATACATCtgaatgtttttgtttatttGGATAAAGAAAATGGAATTTTAACGTTTTGCTCCTTTTTTTATGTTGAGAATTTCAATAAAGAAAGTGTTTTTGGAAATACAAATGTGTGATTTACATTACACCGGcacttataaccacatgtgggtcagaccaggggtatcgggagacCCTAAAAACACCTTATGGGGGAGCGGAGTGGTGGACGGATCGTCTTGCTGGGGAACAGTATGTAGCGGATACTACTGGCAGTAAGAATTAGGAAATGGCCTCGGGGATGCGCCCGGGTCTAACAACGCCACCGGGTCAGACGGCATTTCCCAGATTTGGACAATAATCCGACTTCATCAGGACTAAGTCACCTAATGTTCTGTAAGGCAGAtctgcaaaaacgcagcaaataaaggttattcattGTATGAGACAAGTTCTACAATGTTCCAATATACTTTTGGTATTCATggctttttattgtttttcaagcTCTCCGCTTGTTGTCATTGAATGGGAACATTACTATTTACTTGCATTTACTctgccctggtcatgtgatgatcacacaggcgcATGGCTAGTTTCAGAGCGGTCTTGTAACGAGCCGAGCaccttgtgatcatcacatgaccgggacagaTGTTCAGCCAATGGAAGTAAACAAAGGTTcacacagcaagcagagatgttgaTACTTAAAAGTATATGGGAAAAGTGTATAACTTTGTTTCCAGAATCCGTACTACTCAATTTTGACATTATGCAACTTTGTTGTGACGGAGAACCGTCCAAAAAATGTCTCCATGTAGTCCGAACCTAAACCCTTCCTGCATCTGATGGAGACGGCCGCTCGGTATTAAAAGTACATTACTCTGTTACCTGATATTTGGTCATTTCCAGAGGAGAACTATCACCAGCTATGGGGTAGGAGACTCCCCTGTTACATGTGTTTTATCCTGGGGACATTCTGTGGGGGGGCAGTGCAGTGAACCCCAATATCCTCCCATATGTTTGGGGTCCTCACAGTGTACAGCTGTTCCCTCCATGTTACAGGCAGCAAATAAACAGCTCCAGAGGCTTtacatccttagggtatgttcacacggggtcattacgtccgtaattgacggacgtattttggccgcaagtcccggaccgaacacagtgcagggagccgggctcctagcatcatacttatgtacgatgctaggagtccctgcctcgctgcaggacaactgtcccgtactgaaaacatgattacagtacgggacagttgtccggcagcgaggcagggactcctagcgtcgtacataagtatgatgctaggagcccggctccctgcactgtgttccgtccgggacttgcggccgaaatacgttccgtccattacggaccgaacacgctcgtgtgaacatacccttacacaagaCAGGGGTCTAAAAGGCTGAGATATAAACACAAAGCGAGGGGGATATTAGGTTTAACTGCGgcaacttttttttgtttgttataaAGGCAAAATTaaagaacttaaaaaaaaaaaaagtccattcaTCTGGAACCCGATACTGCAGCATGCCGGATAAGAAGAAATGTACCTGATAGTTCGACACTTTACTTGGGTTAACTTTataaaggtaactaaactttccgaaaacttctgatatgtcacaaaGTTTTGATTGATCGGGGTctgagcaatgagacccccaccaatcgctaaaacaaagcggcagaaacgCTCGGGCGAGCTCTTCggcacttcgtttctgatcgccttttctcggaaagctcagcagttggtgtacgggctgaaTATAAAGTCTGAGCCCGAACACCAACTGCACGGTTTACGAGAAAAGGCAAAATCATGGACGAAGTAGCTCAGCGCTCAACCAAGCACATCTgcggctttgttttagcgatcggtgggggtctcattgctcagacccccactgatcaaaacggaCGTGTCAGAAGTTATTTGAAAATTTAAATTACCCTTTAACTAtggaccctaaaaaaaaaaaaacacaatcgtTCTGAATTTTTGATGATCTGGCAGTCAAATTCTTGGGATTTTAGGATCAATTTAAACCAGTCAGTCCCACAATATTAACACGAAAGTGTCAAATCAGCCGTGAAAAACTGACTCGTCCTATTTTTACACGGGCCGCTCacatgttaaaacaacggccgtgtgaatagcaccAAAGTATATTGATTTTGATGTAACCATGTGACggctgttgaaaaaaaaaaaaatcagtcacGGCTGAttttcacgcttgtgtgaatgaggcctaaactcTACTGGACCACCCCGTCCATCAGACGCCACTcgctgccccccccacacacacacacacacacactggtggTTGAATATACATGACATCTCTTGCTAAACCTGGGAGTCCTGGTTATTATACCCCGCACCCCCCTCCCCCAGATCTTTTTTTGGGGTTTCCTGGGTGACATCACTGATCCCTTAAAAGGCAAATATTTATACAAAGCCTTAAAAGAACCAGAAAtgcaaataaagttaataaaaagtctGGAATCCTGTGGTCTGCTATGGGGGTGCTCCGCGTCCATCCCGCTACACAGAGGACTGTCCATGTATTGTATCCGGGATCACCAGCCTGTTACTATGTATCACTCCACAGGGATGACAGACCAGCACAATGGACAAGATGTGACCACATGAAACGACAGCGAATTCTCATTACGGATGCGGAATCACAATCCGCAGGGATTTAATTCATTCTGAGGTATTATATAGGTTATTGTGGATGAATAGAAGTCATTGTAGTCGCTCTAGGATTTTCCAGGACGTGCCGTATTTGTAGGGCACATTCACAAGTGGCGGTTTTGTCGCCTTGGTAATTCACCGGAGTGGATGGATGCGGTCATACAGCGtcagcctcagggtatgttcacacgcaaacgtaaaatacggctgaaattcaggagctgttttcaagtgcaggcgttttttcgcggcgtccattacggacgtaattggagctgtttttcaatggagtccatgcaaaactgctccaattacgtcccaagcacttctttgaggcggccgtcatTTTACTCGCCgtcttgacagcggcgcgtaaaaaaaaagcctgtctgcacagaacaccgtaagacccgttgatttcaatgggcagatgtttgccgacgtgttggagccgttttttctggcgtaattccaggcgaaaaacacctgaattacgtccgtaaatagggcgtgtgaacatacacttattgTCTAAGGTTTCCCTACAATGAGTTGCAGCTCGCGAATGGTTAACACGGGGTTAAGGCAGAGGACTATGAAGTGATGCGCAGTGACTGATAATCATATTTCAAATCCAATAATGCGGCGCGAGTCATGTGACTAATCCTATAATAGGTGGATCGCCGAGCGATCATAGACCAGGGAGTGGCTCTTGTTCTCGGATGCAGGTCCAGTAGAACCTTGTGCAGAAAATCACTGACCCCTGACCTCTTCTAAACCTCATGTGGGATACGTTGGTCATTGGCACGGTGTCGAATATACTCAAAATGGGCGGTCAGTAACGCTTTCTTAGGTACTATATATGACTAGCCTGCTGCTAAATGGGCACCGGAGACCAAGGGTAtgtgtaccatagaggcagaccatgcagcGGCCATGGAGCTCTTGGACAGAGCGGGCACAGCCCTGCTTGGTCCCGTCCTCTTTTCTCTTGGGCGTCAAGAAcctgagcaggattctcctctccaGATGAACTGCATCATTACTAAGCTTGTAGGTGAGGATTTGGCACAAGAGTCAAAAATTAAAAAGGACTGGGGGCGGGTGGACAAAACACCAGGCCCTGCTGTACTGGGTGGCACAACTTGGCACTAGAATTAGAGGTCCATTATGATATTTGCTATGGGGTTCACCAACGTCTATGTACGCCATTCCTTAGATGTTGTGTATAGTTTGCATCTGAGCGAGGGTGGGTCCTGCGTCTAAAAATAATCATAGTGCTTTGTGGGTGCCACGTGCCAACTACTTTTTGGGAGAAATGGTGGTGCAACGTTTTAGTTTTCGCTTAAGGCAGGAGAAATAAGAGTCTGAA
This window contains:
- the FBLN5 gene encoding fibulin-5, giving the protein MCPVENPTCRDQPFTIVHRHMDIVSNSRVPADIFQMQATSRYPGVYYIFQIKSGNEGREFYMRQTGPISATLVMTRPIKGPRDLTLDLEMVSVNTVVNFRGSSIIRLRIFVSPHSF